From one Micromonospora siamensis genomic stretch:
- a CDS encoding Ms5788A family Cys-rich leader peptide, producing the protein MGTYLTKRRAVDLCRVAACLCRSVI; encoded by the coding sequence ATGGGGACGTACCTCACCAAACGGCGCGCGGTCGACCTGTGCCGCGTGGCCGCCTGCCTGTGTCGCTCCGTCATCTGA
- the pstS gene encoding phosphate ABC transporter substrate-binding protein PstS gives MKLQRHGTIACLALAAVLGLSACGSDNNEPASPSASGSAGATGTEDCGTGTINAQGSSAQKNAMSEWIKAYQQKCSGLTINYEPTGSGAGIEAFIAGTADFAGSDSALKPEEKPKADARCAGGQAVDLPMVTGPIAVAYNLDGVDGLQLKPATIAKIFAGKITKWDDPAIKADNADAKLPSTTISTVHRNDSSGTTDNFTNFLSKTAEADWTFGKAKEWKAPGGTGQKGSDGVTNFVKSTPGAITYTEWSFAENAGVGIAKIQNGAGEFAELTAENAGKAVAGAKVTGQGTDLALSIDYMTKEPGAYPLILVTYEVVCDKGLAADKLKAIKGFLTYTSSTEGQQELTELGYAPLPDSVRTKVADVVSNMS, from the coding sequence GTGAAGCTCCAGCGGCACGGCACCATCGCCTGCCTCGCTCTTGCTGCGGTGCTCGGTCTCAGTGCTTGCGGCTCGGACAACAACGAGCCGGCCAGCCCCTCGGCCTCCGGCTCCGCCGGTGCCACCGGCACGGAAGACTGTGGCACGGGGACCATCAACGCCCAGGGCTCGTCCGCTCAGAAGAACGCGATGAGCGAGTGGATCAAGGCATACCAGCAGAAGTGCTCGGGCCTGACCATCAACTACGAGCCGACCGGCTCCGGCGCGGGCATCGAGGCGTTCATCGCCGGCACCGCCGACTTCGCCGGCTCGGACTCCGCCCTCAAGCCGGAGGAGAAGCCGAAGGCGGACGCCCGCTGCGCCGGGGGCCAGGCCGTCGACCTGCCGATGGTGACCGGCCCGATCGCCGTGGCCTACAACCTCGACGGCGTGGACGGACTGCAGCTCAAGCCGGCCACCATCGCCAAGATCTTCGCCGGGAAGATCACCAAGTGGGACGACCCGGCGATCAAGGCCGACAACGCCGACGCCAAGCTGCCGTCCACCACGATCAGCACGGTGCACCGCAACGACTCCTCGGGCACCACCGACAACTTCACCAACTTCCTCTCCAAGACCGCCGAGGCCGACTGGACCTTCGGCAAGGCCAAGGAGTGGAAGGCCCCGGGCGGCACCGGCCAGAAGGGCTCGGACGGCGTCACCAACTTCGTCAAGAGCACCCCGGGCGCCATCACCTACACCGAGTGGTCCTTCGCCGAGAACGCCGGCGTGGGCATCGCGAAGATCCAGAACGGTGCCGGTGAGTTCGCCGAGCTGACCGCCGAAAACGCCGGCAAGGCCGTCGCGGGCGCCAAGGTCACCGGCCAGGGCACCGACCTCGCGCTGTCGATCGACTACATGACCAAGGAGCCGGGTGCCTACCCGCTGATCCTGGTCACCTACGAGGTCGTCTGCGACAAGGGCCTGGCCGCCGACAAGCTGAAGGCGATCAAGGGCTTCCTGACCTACACCTCCAGCACCGAGGGCCAGCAGGAGTTGACCGAGCTGGGCTACGCCCCGCTGCCGGACTCGGTCCGCACCAAGGTGGCCGACGTCGTCAGCAACATGTCCTGA
- a CDS encoding LmeA family phospholipid-binding protein gives MAEAQPAYEERPRRRGRKVLVSLFVLLLVVAGLLVAADRIGVGVAERAIAKQVSDELAKQNARSSTPKVDVAGFPFLTQVAEGKYEHISIALRDVQGSVQGDAVSLPKLDVDARDVRASLDTIRSGRGDVVADRVHGSGTISYDSLAKLLDRPGLKLGEQNGRLAVTAPVDILGAQLTVNGTADVTVSEEGKVALKFNDLDAEGLPALPLARTLLSNYAKGISVDVPLPELPFQLAVREVRPTPDGLAVTADATNVPINSIS, from the coding sequence GTGGCGGAGGCCCAACCGGCGTACGAGGAGCGGCCCCGGCGCCGCGGTCGCAAGGTGCTCGTCTCGCTCTTCGTCCTGCTCCTGGTGGTGGCCGGCCTGCTGGTCGCCGCCGACCGGATCGGCGTCGGGGTGGCCGAGCGGGCGATCGCCAAGCAGGTCAGCGACGAGCTGGCAAAGCAGAACGCCCGGTCGTCGACCCCGAAGGTCGACGTCGCCGGCTTCCCCTTCCTCACCCAGGTGGCCGAGGGGAAGTACGAGCACATCTCCATCGCGCTGCGCGACGTGCAGGGCTCCGTGCAGGGTGACGCGGTCAGCCTGCCGAAGCTCGACGTGGACGCCCGGGACGTCCGCGCCTCGCTGGACACCATCCGCTCCGGCCGGGGCGACGTGGTCGCCGACCGGGTCCACGGCAGCGGCACGATCAGCTACGACAGCCTGGCCAAGCTGCTCGACCGGCCGGGGCTCAAGCTCGGCGAGCAGAACGGGCGGCTCGCCGTGACCGCGCCGGTGGACATCCTCGGCGCGCAGCTGACCGTCAACGGCACCGCCGACGTGACGGTCAGCGAGGAGGGCAAGGTGGCGTTGAAGTTCAACGACCTGGACGCCGAGGGGCTGCCGGCGTTGCCGCTGGCCCGGACGCTGCTCAGCAACTACGCCAAGGGCATCTCCGTCGACGTGCCCCTGCCCGAGCTGCCGTTCCAGCTGGCGGTGCGGGAGGTCCGGCCGACGCCGGACGGGCTCGCGGTGACCGCCGACGCGACGAACGTGCCGATCAACTCGATCAGCTGA
- a CDS encoding sulfurtransferase, producing the protein MSRDTALVSAEWAEKNLDAPGVVFVEVDEDTSAYDTGHIAGAIKLDWKTDLQDPIRRDFVNKAQFEALLSERGIANDDAVILYGGNNNWFAAYAYWYFKLYGHRDVKLLDGGRKKWELDARPLVTDKVERPRTQYVAQEPDTSIRAFRDEVVDAIGTRNLVDVRSPDEYAGRLLAPAHLPQEQAQRAGHVPTAISVPWSKAANEDGTFKSDDELRKIYAAAGLDDGKETIAYCRIGERSSHTWFVLQELLGHRNVKNYDGSWTEYGSLVGVPVALGDEPGEA; encoded by the coding sequence ATGAGTCGCGACACCGCACTCGTCTCGGCCGAATGGGCCGAGAAGAACCTCGACGCCCCGGGCGTCGTCTTCGTCGAGGTCGACGAGGACACCTCGGCGTACGACACCGGCCACATCGCCGGTGCGATCAAGCTCGACTGGAAGACCGACCTCCAGGACCCGATCCGCCGGGACTTCGTGAACAAGGCCCAGTTCGAGGCGCTGCTGTCCGAGCGGGGCATCGCCAACGACGACGCCGTGATCCTCTACGGCGGCAACAACAACTGGTTCGCCGCGTACGCGTACTGGTACTTCAAGCTCTACGGCCACCGCGACGTCAAGCTGCTCGACGGCGGTCGCAAGAAGTGGGAGCTGGACGCCCGCCCGCTGGTCACCGACAAGGTGGAGCGCCCGCGCACGCAGTACGTCGCGCAGGAGCCGGACACCTCGATCCGGGCGTTCCGCGACGAGGTGGTGGACGCCATCGGCACCAGGAACCTGGTCGACGTGCGCAGCCCCGACGAGTACGCGGGCCGCCTGCTCGCCCCCGCCCACCTGCCGCAGGAGCAGGCGCAGCGGGCCGGCCACGTGCCGACCGCGATCAGCGTCCCGTGGTCCAAGGCGGCCAACGAGGACGGCACCTTCAAGTCCGACGACGAGCTGCGCAAGATCTACGCGGCGGCCGGCCTGGACGACGGCAAGGAGACCATCGCGTACTGCCGGATCGGCGAGCGCTCCTCGCACACCTGGTTCGTGCTCCAGGAGCTGCTCGGGCACCGCAACGTGAAGAACTACGACGGATCCTGGACCGAGTACGGCTCGCTGGTCGGCGTGCCGGTGGCGCTCGGCGACGAGCCCGGGGAGGCCTGA
- a CDS encoding NUDIX hydrolase → MTIDSDGFPPPPALVEHARRFYAEGGTPAVPRVAATVLLLRPAGDHFEVYVIRRVAAMAFGGVYAFPGGGVDPSDSQTHLDWAGPAPAAWGDRVGLSPDAAQAVVCAAAREVFEEAGVLLAGPDADTVVGDVSGDDWEAARQDLVARRVGFADLLASRGLTLRSDLLLPWSRWITPEFEPRRFDTYFFVALLPAGQRTRDVSGEADHTMWIRPADALARAEAGEITMLPPTMINLAEVLAAGDLPGVARTAATRDAATPITPHLAGLDGDDPRFLLD, encoded by the coding sequence CGCCGAGGGCGGGACACCGGCCGTGCCCCGGGTCGCGGCGACCGTGCTGCTGCTCCGCCCGGCCGGCGACCACTTCGAGGTGTACGTCATCCGCCGGGTCGCCGCGATGGCCTTCGGCGGCGTGTACGCCTTCCCCGGCGGGGGTGTCGACCCGTCGGACTCGCAGACCCACCTGGACTGGGCCGGGCCCGCCCCGGCCGCCTGGGGTGACCGGGTGGGCCTGTCGCCGGACGCCGCCCAGGCGGTGGTCTGCGCCGCCGCCCGGGAGGTCTTCGAGGAGGCCGGGGTGCTGCTGGCCGGGCCGGACGCGGACACGGTGGTGGGCGACGTCAGCGGGGACGACTGGGAGGCGGCCCGACAGGACCTGGTGGCCCGCCGGGTGGGCTTCGCGGACCTGCTCGCCTCGCGTGGGCTGACGCTCCGCTCCGACCTGCTGCTGCCGTGGAGCCGGTGGATCACGCCGGAGTTCGAGCCGCGCCGCTTCGACACGTACTTCTTCGTGGCCCTGCTGCCGGCGGGGCAGCGGACCCGGGACGTCTCCGGCGAGGCCGACCACACCATGTGGATCCGCCCGGCGGACGCCCTGGCCCGGGCGGAGGCCGGCGAGATCACCATGCTCCCGCCCACGATGATCAACCTGGCCGAGGTGCTCGCCGCCGGTGACCTGCCCGGCGTGGCCCGGACGGCCGCCACCCGGGACGCGGCCACGCCGATCACCCCGCACCTGGCCGGCCTGGACGGCGACGACCCGCGTTTCCTGCTGGACTGA
- the pstB gene encoding phosphate ABC transporter ATP-binding protein PstB: MAKRVEASNVTAYYGNFKAIEDINLTVEPKTVTALIGPSGCGKSTFLRSINRMHEVLPGARVEGTLTVDEQNIYDRDVDVTAVRRMIGMVFQRPNPFPTMSIFDNVVAGLKLNGVKRKSVLEEAAEKALRSANLWDEVKDRLGKPGAGLSGGQQQRLCIARTIAVEPQVVLMDEPCSALDPISTLAIEDLMFQLKDKFTIIIVTHNMQQAARVSDRTAFFSIEKTGDPGRLIEYDNTQKIFSNPSVKKTEDYITGRFG, encoded by the coding sequence ATGGCCAAGCGCGTCGAAGCCTCGAACGTCACCGCGTACTACGGCAACTTCAAGGCGATCGAGGACATCAACCTGACCGTCGAACCGAAGACGGTCACCGCCCTGATCGGCCCGTCGGGATGCGGCAAGTCCACCTTCCTGCGGTCGATCAACCGGATGCACGAGGTGCTGCCCGGCGCCCGGGTCGAGGGCACCCTGACCGTCGACGAGCAGAACATCTACGACCGGGACGTCGACGTCACCGCCGTCCGGCGGATGATCGGCATGGTCTTCCAGCGGCCGAACCCGTTCCCCACCATGAGCATCTTCGACAACGTGGTGGCCGGGCTGAAGCTCAACGGCGTGAAGCGCAAGTCGGTGCTGGAGGAGGCCGCCGAGAAGGCGCTCCGCTCGGCGAACCTCTGGGACGAGGTCAAGGACCGGCTCGGCAAGCCGGGCGCCGGCCTCTCCGGCGGTCAGCAGCAGCGGCTCTGCATCGCCCGGACCATCGCGGTCGAGCCGCAGGTGGTGCTGATGGACGAGCCCTGCTCGGCGCTGGACCCGATCTCCACGCTGGCGATCGAGGACCTGATGTTCCAGCTCAAGGACAAGTTCACGATCATCATCGTGACGCACAACATGCAGCAGGCCGCCCGGGTCTCGGACCGGACCGCCTTCTTCTCGATCGAGAAGACCGGCGACCCGGGCCGTCTGATCGAGTACGACAACACCCAGAAGATCTTCAGCAACCCGAGCGTGAAGAAGACCGAGGACTACATCACCGGCCGCTTCGGCTGA
- a CDS encoding winged helix-turn-helix transcriptional regulator: MELLLLVTARAGEPSAVLPALDLLPHPVRTAPRDVRTLVSGPSPDAVLVDARSELSEARATCRMLHATGLGVPLVAVVTEAGLIALNADWGVDDVILAGAGPAEVEARLRLAVGRLSNATAGAGGSVRAGELMIDPDTYAAKLKGRPLDLTYKEFELLKFLAQHPGRVFTRDQLLREVWGYDYFGGTRTVDVHVRRLRAKLGSEYESMIGTVRQVGYKFVVPPSRSLPDAEPAPIPV, from the coding sequence GTGGAGCTCCTGCTGCTGGTGACCGCACGCGCAGGCGAACCATCCGCGGTGCTGCCGGCACTGGACCTGCTGCCGCACCCGGTTCGTACCGCGCCCCGTGACGTCCGCACCCTGGTCTCCGGTCCGAGCCCGGACGCCGTCCTGGTGGACGCCCGTTCCGAGCTGAGCGAGGCCCGCGCCACCTGCCGGATGCTGCACGCCACCGGGCTCGGGGTGCCCCTGGTCGCGGTGGTCACCGAGGCCGGGCTGATCGCGCTCAACGCGGACTGGGGCGTCGACGACGTCATCCTGGCCGGGGCGGGTCCCGCCGAGGTGGAGGCCCGACTGCGGCTGGCGGTGGGCCGGCTCAGCAACGCCACGGCCGGGGCCGGCGGCTCCGTCCGGGCCGGCGAGCTGATGATCGACCCCGACACGTACGCGGCGAAGCTGAAGGGCCGGCCGCTCGACCTGACGTACAAGGAGTTCGAGCTGCTGAAGTTCCTGGCCCAGCACCCGGGCCGGGTCTTCACCCGGGACCAGTTGCTCCGCGAGGTGTGGGGCTACGACTACTTCGGCGGCACCCGGACGGTAGACGTGCACGTGCGGCGGCTGCGGGCGAAGCTCGGCTCGGAGTACGAGTCGATGATCGGCACCGTGCGGCAGGTGGGGTACAAGTTCGTCGTACCGCCGTCGCGGTCGCTGCCGGACGCGGAGCCGGCACCCATCCCGGTCTGA
- the pstA gene encoding phosphate ABC transporter permease PstA: protein MSTLTSHRPRPPAQPVTLRARRLPLIALLGIALGALALSAAVVYGAEIGGAFLVIVVGLLLYLVGVYIASARVEGPRQARNRTWSSLIHSAFVLAALPLLSVVWTLLSKGTERLDGNFFQTSMNNIGPRDAEGGAYHAIVGTLEQVGIATLITVPLGVLCAIYLVEYGRGRFAFWIRFFVDVMTGIPSIVSGLFVLAFWVLIVSPYLTATGRPGYSGFAAALALSVLMLPLVVRSTEEMLRLVPAPLREGSYALGVPKWKTILRVVIPTALPGIVTGVMLAIARAAGETAPVLLVAGGTAAINFNPFENNQSSLALFVYQQAGDASKYSPARAWTAALTLVALVLILTIAAKLLARRNRLSR from the coding sequence ATGAGCACCCTCACGTCGCACCGCCCCCGGCCGCCGGCGCAGCCGGTCACGCTGCGCGCCCGCCGGCTTCCCCTGATCGCGCTGCTCGGCATCGCCCTCGGCGCGCTGGCCCTGTCGGCCGCCGTCGTCTACGGCGCCGAGATCGGCGGCGCCTTCCTGGTGATCGTGGTCGGCCTGCTGCTCTACCTCGTCGGCGTCTACATCGCCAGCGCGAGGGTGGAGGGCCCCCGTCAGGCGCGCAACCGGACCTGGAGCTCCCTGATCCACTCGGCGTTCGTGCTCGCCGCGCTGCCGCTGCTGTCGGTGGTCTGGACGCTGCTCAGCAAGGGCACCGAGCGTCTGGACGGCAACTTCTTTCAGACCTCGATGAACAACATCGGGCCGCGCGACGCCGAGGGCGGTGCCTACCACGCCATCGTCGGCACGCTGGAGCAGGTCGGCATCGCGACCCTGATCACCGTGCCGCTGGGCGTCCTCTGCGCCATCTACTTGGTCGAGTACGGCCGCGGCCGGTTCGCCTTCTGGATCCGGTTCTTCGTCGACGTGATGACGGGAATCCCCTCGATCGTCTCCGGCCTGTTCGTGCTCGCCTTCTGGGTGCTGATCGTCTCGCCGTACCTGACCGCCACCGGCCGGCCCGGCTACTCCGGCTTCGCCGCCGCCCTGGCGCTCAGTGTGCTGATGCTGCCGCTGGTGGTCCGCTCGACCGAGGAGATGCTCCGGTTGGTGCCGGCACCGCTGCGCGAAGGCTCGTACGCCCTCGGCGTACCCAAGTGGAAGACGATCCTCCGGGTGGTCATCCCCACCGCGCTGCCCGGCATCGTCACCGGCGTGATGCTCGCCATCGCCCGCGCGGCGGGCGAGACCGCGCCGGTGCTGCTGGTCGCCGGTGGCACCGCCGCCATCAACTTCAACCCCTTCGAGAACAACCAGTCCTCGCTGGCGCTCTTCGTCTACCAGCAGGCCGGTGACGCGTCCAAGTACTCCCCGGCCCGGGCCTGGACCGCCGCGCTCACCCTGGTCGCTCTCGTCCTGATCCTGACGATCGCGGCGAAGCTGCTCGCCCGCCGCAACCGGCTGAGCCGATGA
- the pstC gene encoding phosphate ABC transporter permease subunit PstC: protein MGDIPPRSAGTGTGGPGVTQSHARPAGSALPADFSPANRDPGRPIGGGGALPRRRKFGAETLFRLLTMAAGSMVLIIIVAIAVFLVSKAVPALRANTENFFTYEGWSPNGAEPKFGIGALAFGTVLSSAIALVIAVPVALGIALFLTHYAPRRLGTALGFLIDLLAAVPSVVFGLWGRDYFVGPVTDLSVWLNKYFGWIPIFGGDGPFGRSVLLGSLVLAIMVLPIVTSLSREVFLQTPTANEEAALALGSTKWEMIRTAVLPYGRPGVIGAVMLGLGRALGETIALALTLSFLYEISFNILENGGNSIAANIAVKFGEADATGRGALIASGLVLFVITLIVNMTARAIIYRRREFTESAA, encoded by the coding sequence ATGGGCGACATCCCACCCCGCTCGGCCGGCACCGGCACCGGCGGGCCGGGCGTGACGCAGAGTCACGCCCGGCCCGCCGGTTCGGCGCTTCCGGCCGACTTCTCCCCGGCAAACCGCGACCCGGGCAGGCCGATCGGCGGTGGCGGAGCGCTGCCCCGGCGGCGGAAGTTCGGTGCCGAGACCCTCTTCCGTCTGCTGACCATGGCCGCCGGTTCGATGGTGCTGATCATCATCGTGGCCATCGCGGTCTTCCTGGTCAGCAAGGCGGTGCCCGCGCTGCGCGCGAACACCGAGAACTTCTTCACCTACGAGGGTTGGTCCCCCAACGGCGCGGAGCCGAAGTTCGGCATCGGGGCACTGGCCTTCGGCACGGTGCTGTCGTCGGCTATCGCGCTGGTGATCGCCGTGCCGGTGGCACTGGGCATCGCGTTGTTCCTGACCCACTACGCACCACGGCGGCTGGGCACCGCCCTCGGCTTCCTGATCGACCTCCTGGCCGCCGTGCCCAGCGTGGTCTTCGGCCTGTGGGGGCGGGACTACTTCGTCGGCCCGGTCACCGACCTGTCGGTGTGGCTCAACAAGTACTTCGGCTGGATCCCGATCTTCGGCGGGGACGGACCGTTCGGCCGCTCGGTCCTGCTGGGCTCGCTGGTGCTGGCGATCATGGTGCTGCCGATCGTCACCTCGCTCTCCCGCGAGGTCTTCCTGCAGACCCCCACCGCCAACGAGGAGGCCGCACTCGCCCTCGGCTCCACGAAGTGGGAGATGATCCGTACCGCCGTGCTGCCGTACGGCCGCCCCGGCGTCATCGGCGCGGTGATGCTCGGCCTCGGCCGGGCGCTGGGTGAAACGATCGCCCTCGCGCTGACGCTGAGCTTCCTCTACGAGATCTCCTTCAACATCCTGGAGAACGGCGGCAACTCGATCGCCGCGAACATCGCGGTGAAGTTCGGCGAGGCCGATGCCACCGGGCGGGGCGCCCTCATCGCCTCCGGCCTGGTGCTCTTCGTCATCACGCTGATCGTCAACATGACCGCGCGGGCCATCATCTACCGCCGCCGCGAGTTCACGGAGTCCGCCGCATGA
- a CDS encoding polysaccharide deacetylase family protein: MPAPTTGRVVAVVTLVAVALLGSAYALGRSLVPDPPRRDSGVATAVDGSHYADQPPEPSADDRWKRTSDGPGLPQATQDEAPTAEPPAADGDGPFGSRIGTGSTQVALTFDDGPDPQWTPQVLELLRAYHVRATFCLVGQNAQDHPDLVQQIVADGHTLCNHSWSHDVQLGRRSADRIRDDLQRTSDAIHAAVPDARIAYFRQPGGNWTYPVVSVCQELGLTPLHWSVDPSDWQAPGSMKIINSVLTGTGPGSIVLMHDAGGDRRGTVEALYTLLPELMNRYGLEPLPTGTT; the protein is encoded by the coding sequence ATGCCGGCGCCGACGACGGGCCGCGTGGTGGCGGTGGTCACCCTGGTCGCCGTGGCGCTGCTCGGCTCGGCCTACGCGCTCGGCCGCAGCCTGGTGCCCGATCCACCCCGCCGGGACAGCGGGGTGGCCACCGCCGTCGACGGGTCCCATTACGCCGATCAGCCGCCGGAGCCGAGCGCCGACGACCGCTGGAAGCGGACCTCGGACGGCCCCGGCCTGCCGCAGGCCACCCAGGACGAGGCGCCGACCGCGGAGCCACCGGCCGCCGACGGCGACGGCCCGTTCGGCAGCCGGATCGGCACCGGCTCCACCCAGGTGGCGCTCACCTTCGACGACGGCCCGGACCCACAGTGGACCCCGCAGGTGCTGGAACTGCTGCGGGCGTACCACGTCCGGGCGACGTTCTGCCTGGTCGGGCAGAACGCGCAGGACCACCCCGACCTGGTGCAGCAGATCGTCGCCGACGGGCACACCCTGTGCAACCACAGCTGGAGCCACGACGTCCAGCTCGGCAGGCGGTCGGCGGACCGGATCCGGGACGACCTCCAACGCACCAGCGACGCCATCCATGCGGCGGTGCCCGACGCCCGGATCGCCTACTTCCGCCAACCCGGCGGCAACTGGACCTACCCCGTGGTGTCCGTCTGCCAGGAGCTGGGCCTGACCCCGCTGCACTGGTCGGTCGACCCCTCGGACTGGCAGGCCCCGGGCAGCATGAAGATCATCAACTCGGTGCTGACCGGGACCGGTCCCGGCTCGATCGTGCTCATGCACGACGCCGGGGGTGACCGCCGGGGCACCGTCGAGGCGCTCTACACCCTGCTGCCCGAGCTGATGAACCGATACGGACTGGAACCCCTGCCCACCGGGACGACATGA
- the mshD gene encoding mycothiol synthase, giving the protein MSNAEPTADEVTRADRLAPDEVTEVLALARAAGDTDGADPFDEHTLLRLRDPRAAAVHLAARAADGTLSGYAHLDTTDPGGVGVELAVHPAYRRRGTGRALARGVLAAATGPLRAWAHGDHPSAAALAVDLGFGRARVLWQLRRPLTAPLDEPRLPEGVTLRAFRPGADDDAWLALNARAFAEHPEQGRWTAEDLRVRLAEPWFDPEGFLLAVESGSGRLVGFHWTKVHERAGSARIGEVYVLGVDPATHRGGLGRGLTTAGLAYLRDRRALDRVMLYVDESNTAAVALYERLGFARWSAHVNYHLG; this is encoded by the coding sequence GTGAGCAACGCCGAGCCGACCGCGGACGAGGTGACCCGGGCCGACCGACTGGCCCCCGACGAGGTGACCGAGGTGCTCGCCCTGGCGCGCGCCGCCGGCGACACCGACGGCGCCGACCCGTTCGACGAGCACACCCTGCTGCGACTGCGCGACCCACGGGCCGCGGCGGTGCACCTCGCCGCCCGGGCCGCCGACGGCACCCTCAGCGGGTACGCGCACCTGGACACCACCGACCCGGGCGGGGTCGGCGTCGAGCTGGCGGTGCACCCGGCGTACCGGCGGCGGGGCACCGGCCGGGCGCTGGCCCGGGGCGTGCTCGCGGCGGCCACCGGGCCGCTGCGCGCCTGGGCCCACGGCGACCACCCGTCCGCCGCCGCACTCGCGGTCGACCTGGGCTTCGGCCGGGCCCGGGTGCTGTGGCAGCTGCGCCGCCCGCTCACCGCGCCGCTCGACGAGCCCCGCCTGCCCGAGGGCGTCACGCTGCGGGCCTTCCGCCCCGGCGCCGACGACGACGCCTGGCTGGCGCTCAACGCCCGGGCCTTCGCCGAGCACCCCGAGCAGGGCCGGTGGACCGCCGAGGACCTGCGGGTCCGGCTGGCCGAGCCGTGGTTCGACCCGGAGGGCTTCCTGCTGGCCGTCGAGTCGGGCTCCGGCCGGCTGGTCGGCTTCCACTGGACCAAGGTGCACGAGCGCGCCGGCTCGGCCCGGATCGGCGAGGTGTACGTGCTGGGCGTGGACCCGGCCACCCACCGCGGCGGGCTGGGTCGAGGGCTGACCACCGCCGGCCTGGCGTACCTGCGGGACCGGCGGGCCCTGGACCGGGTGATGCTCTACGTCGACGAGTCGAACACCGCGGCCGTGGCGCTGTACGAGCGGCTCGGCTTCGCCCGCTGGTCCGCCCACGTCAACTACCACCTGGGCTGA
- a CDS encoding DUF1416 domain-containing protein, protein MTAPTAAGCAAPDQAAPLPASLDLEKETVITGVVQAASGEAVPGAYVRLLDSTGEFTAEVVTSPAGQFRFFAAPGAWTLRALSRLGNGDTAVTAERGINQVAVTVAA, encoded by the coding sequence ATGACTGCTCCGACCGCTGCCGGGTGCGCCGCACCCGACCAGGCCGCCCCGCTGCCGGCCAGCCTGGACCTGGAGAAGGAAACCGTCATCACCGGTGTCGTGCAGGCCGCCTCCGGCGAGGCCGTGCCCGGCGCGTACGTCCGGCTGCTCGACTCGACCGGTGAGTTCACCGCGGAGGTGGTGACCTCCCCGGCCGGCCAGTTCCGCTTCTTCGCCGCCCCCGGCGCCTGGACGCTGCGGGCGCTGTCCCGGCTCGGCAACGGCGACACCGCGGTGACCGCCGAGCGCGGCATCAACCAGGTCGCCGTGACCGTCGCGGCCTGA